One Sulfuricurvum sp. DNA window includes the following coding sequences:
- a CDS encoding ABC transporter ATP-binding protein, whose amino-acid sequence MTIEALGLEHFYGHEKVLNGVDITIPSGSFTAIIGESGSGKTTLLSILSTLLQPSSGSVRYDGKTLNELGNIDRFRRHNIGFVFQFHYLISYLTLRENIALGAMEESRIESLLQSLGIAKLSSRYSDEVSGGERQRAAIARALVNAPSVVFADEPTGNLDSKNALGVYELFREFSHQGTGFVVASHDKKIADYADIIIEMEDGLVKKVFK is encoded by the coding sequence ATGACAATCGAAGCACTAGGGCTAGAGCACTTCTACGGACATGAAAAAGTGCTAAACGGTGTCGATATTACGATCCCCTCGGGAAGTTTTACCGCTATTATCGGGGAGAGCGGGAGTGGCAAAACGACACTCCTCTCGATCCTTTCGACACTGTTGCAACCTTCAAGCGGAAGTGTCCGATACGATGGAAAAACGTTGAATGAATTGGGAAATATCGACCGTTTTCGTCGTCACAATATCGGGTTTGTGTTTCAGTTTCATTATCTGATTTCCTATTTGACCTTGCGTGAAAATATTGCTCTTGGGGCGATGGAGGAGAGTCGAATCGAATCATTATTGCAATCACTGGGAATTGCCAAACTCTCCAGCCGTTACAGTGATGAGGTATCCGGCGGAGAGCGTCAGCGCGCCGCTATCGCTCGTGCACTGGTAAATGCCCCTTCGGTCGTGTTTGCTGATGAACCGACAGGGAATCTTGATAGCAAAAATGCCCTTGGGGTGTATGAGTTGTTTCGAGAGTTTTCACATCAGGGGACGGGTTTCGTGGTCGCGTCACATGATAAAAAAATAGCCGATTATGCGGACATAATTATAGAGATGGAGGATGGACTTGTTAAAAAAGTTTTTAAATGA
- a CDS encoding YceI family protein: MIKLSITALLLASSLTAGNLSFDSGMIKAHTEVFGDNTIDPMVKKAQSRLSMDDKADSLHGVIEVNAAELFSDNAKRDEHMHEVLESGAIPKISFDIKEMVAKGGDKYTLKGALSLHGVTKPISFEGSVSEAGGKVHIVAKSSLKMTDFGIKPIKMMFLTVRDQVDLNVDISLKR, from the coding sequence ATGATTAAATTAAGTATAACGGCACTGTTGTTAGCATCATCGCTTACCGCAGGAAATTTGAGTTTTGACTCAGGAATGATTAAAGCGCATACTGAAGTTTTTGGGGATAACACAATTGATCCAATGGTTAAAAAAGCTCAATCTCGTTTGAGTATGGATGATAAAGCAGATTCATTACATGGCGTCATTGAGGTGAATGCGGCTGAACTTTTTAGTGATAATGCAAAACGTGATGAACATATGCACGAGGTTCTTGAATCAGGTGCTATTCCTAAAATCTCATTTGATATTAAAGAGATGGTGGCAAAAGGGGGTGATAAATATACCCTTAAAGGTGCTTTGAGCTTACATGGTGTTACTAAGCCGATTAGCTTTGAAGGGAGTGTCAGTGAAGCAGGTGGCAAAGTCCATATCGTCGCAAAAAGCTCTCTCAAAATGACTGATTTCGGAATCAAACCAATCAAAATGATGTTTTTGACGGTTCGCGATCAAGTCGATTTGAATGTTGATATCTCGTTGAAACGATAA
- a CDS encoding AEC family transporter, translating to MEQFIFIIALLAIGVLLQKTPAPADFSKSLNFFIIYISLPATILIQIPKVHFDSSAMSLILIPWLLLPMVVGIVLWMTKHQPTHVRAALLLVLPLGNTSFVGIPIIHTLLGEEAIPYVLMYDQFGTFLMLSLYGTAVVARYESGFFNVREIVQKLVLFPPFGFLVFGLIFGAMPEKSIPYITLLSSTLVPLALVSVGYSLRLGGELDYGIFSKALIIKLIIMPLIAFGGLLAMGTDPLALKTGVLESGMPSMITAGALAIASGFAPALSAALVGYGIIISLVTLPIIVYVMERVF from the coding sequence TTGGAACAGTTTATTTTTATCATCGCATTATTGGCTATCGGTGTTCTTCTCCAAAAAACTCCCGCACCGGCTGATTTTTCCAAAAGTCTCAACTTTTTTATCATCTATATCTCTCTCCCCGCGACGATATTGATTCAAATACCGAAAGTCCATTTTGACAGTTCCGCTATGTCACTGATTTTGATTCCGTGGCTTTTGTTACCGATGGTGGTAGGAATTGTACTGTGGATGACCAAGCATCAGCCTACCCATGTTCGTGCCGCCTTATTGCTCGTTCTTCCACTAGGAAACACCTCATTTGTGGGAATCCCTATCATCCATACGTTGTTGGGGGAAGAGGCGATTCCGTACGTTTTGATGTACGATCAGTTCGGGACATTTTTGATGTTATCCCTCTATGGGACGGCGGTAGTGGCACGCTATGAGAGTGGATTTTTTAATGTGCGTGAGATTGTCCAAAAATTGGTGCTGTTTCCCCCGTTTGGGTTTTTGGTGTTTGGTCTTATTTTTGGAGCAATGCCTGAAAAAAGTATCCCCTATATTACTCTCCTCTCTTCGACACTTGTACCGCTTGCACTCGTTTCAGTCGGCTATTCGCTCCGATTAGGGGGAGAATTGGATTATGGGATTTTTTCAAAAGCGTTGATCATCAAACTCATCATCATGCCCCTCATCGCCTTTGGAGGGCTATTGGCTATGGGAACTGACCCTTTGGCATTAAAAACGGGTGTATTAGAATCGGGGATGCCCTCGATGATTACAGCAGGAGCACTTGCGATTGCATCGGGATTTGCTCCGGCACTTAGCGCGGCATTGGTGGGGTATGGAATCATTATTTCATTAGTGACATTGCCGATAATAGTGTATGTGATGGAGAGGGTATTTTAG
- a CDS encoding CDGSH iron-sulfur domain-containing protein produces METHFQNSPFKASLEANKEYWYCTCGQSKTFPFCDGSHEGSDKRPLKFSVEIETDKWLCRCGRSNRKPYCDGSHQQGG; encoded by the coding sequence ATGGAAACGCATTTTCAAAATTCACCGTTTAAAGCATCTCTTGAAGCGAATAAAGAGTATTGGTACTGCACGTGCGGGCAATCAAAAACCTTTCCATTTTGTGATGGGAGTCATGAAGGAAGTGATAAACGACCCCTCAAGTTTAGTGTCGAAATCGAGACAGACAAATGGCTATGTCGCTGCGGACGCTCAAACCGTAAACCCTATTGTGATGGATCGCATCAGCAAGGGGGCTAA
- a CDS encoding GGDEF domain-containing phosphodiesterase: MKLRSNTLFLIGTFILFALAVVAFNYYEYQQNKIELYRQIDEKLLASAEGASLVLSTDFYARAIDASSISTNEDEHNIDRLSHFAKAMQVVYVYTMIQKSDKIYFTASSATDEERKSGINLTRYFDNYNDASDTLKNVFRMHTKQFAEYTDKWGTFRSIFIPMKNQKGETYVIGADVRIDTINHILNERTLNRLLNLSIVTLLSLPFFTWRLRRINSNLQEENDVLGKKVEIREKNLKQNDIELQAILDATQESIFLLDKSGIVLTMNSTAAERLNRKSSDIIGHCVYDFFPLDVANRRRSNVEKIVSTGEALSTEDCREEKIFALNYYPVFDENKNVTSIVVFAQEITERKLAEDHIYHLSNFDTLTGLPNRQKLLLDMEQSQPSGCVIFNIDNFKELNDFFGISSGDILLRAVGEWFREMGFSPYRIGGDEFALLFYDNLTPEKLHIRMSALISALDEERFIVENETLDVRMSAGIALGAHKLLTRADIALHTAKERKIPIAFYEESENVEKQYHINIAMATTIRKALANGRIFCHYQPIVNVITGKVDKYETLVRMIDDDENIIMPMQFLPIAKKTKLYPRITKEVLHQACHLFSSRCEEFSINLSIDDIHDPSTVQDILSTMTQTGTASRIVFEILESDGIENYGEVARFIDQVKKLGGKIAIDDFGTGYSNFEHILKLNVDYIKIDGSLIREIADNPRHQIIVETIIDFAQKMGAKTIAEFVSDEKIFQTIKRYGIDYSQGYYTGRPDALE, translated from the coding sequence ATGAAATTGCGCTCAAACACCCTTTTTCTTATTGGAACTTTTATCCTTTTTGCACTTGCAGTAGTAGCTTTTAATTACTATGAATACCAACAAAATAAAATCGAACTGTACCGGCAAATTGACGAAAAGCTTCTCGCTTCAGCGGAAGGGGCATCTTTGGTTTTATCGACCGATTTTTATGCGCGTGCGATTGATGCATCCTCTATTTCCACAAACGAAGATGAACACAATATAGATCGGTTAAGCCACTTTGCCAAAGCGATGCAAGTCGTTTATGTCTACACCATGATCCAAAAAAGCGACAAAATTTATTTTACCGCATCCAGTGCCACCGATGAAGAACGCAAAAGTGGGATTAATCTTACCCGATATTTTGACAATTATAACGATGCTAGTGATACGCTTAAAAATGTTTTCCGAATGCATACAAAACAATTTGCCGAATATACTGACAAATGGGGGACATTTCGAAGCATCTTCATCCCTATGAAAAATCAAAAAGGGGAAACATACGTTATCGGTGCAGATGTCCGAATCGATACTATCAACCACATTCTAAATGAAAGAACTCTAAATCGCTTACTAAATCTATCGATAGTTACCCTTCTCAGCCTCCCATTTTTTACCTGGCGTTTACGACGGATCAATAGCAATTTGCAAGAAGAAAATGACGTTTTGGGTAAAAAGGTAGAAATACGAGAAAAAAATCTCAAACAAAATGATATTGAACTGCAAGCTATCCTCGATGCTACACAAGAAAGTATTTTTTTACTTGATAAAAGCGGCATAGTTTTAACTATGAATTCCACTGCTGCAGAAAGATTAAACCGTAAATCGTCCGACATAATCGGACACTGTGTTTATGATTTTTTTCCTCTGGATGTTGCCAATCGACGACGCAGTAATGTGGAAAAAATTGTTTCTACCGGAGAAGCCTTAAGCACCGAAGATTGCCGTGAAGAGAAAATCTTCGCTCTTAATTATTATCCTGTCTTTGATGAAAACAAAAACGTCACCTCAATTGTCGTTTTCGCTCAAGAGATTACTGAGCGCAAGCTAGCAGAAGATCATATCTATCATCTTAGTAATTTTGATACACTGACAGGATTACCAAACCGGCAAAAGCTCTTGTTAGATATGGAACAGTCTCAGCCTAGTGGATGTGTTATATTCAACATCGATAATTTCAAAGAGCTGAATGATTTTTTCGGTATCAGTTCAGGGGATATTCTACTGCGAGCGGTTGGCGAATGGTTTAGAGAAATGGGATTTTCACCTTACCGAATCGGAGGAGATGAATTTGCTCTGTTATTTTATGACAATCTAACTCCTGAGAAATTACACATTCGTATGTCAGCACTTATATCAGCATTGGATGAAGAGCGCTTTATTGTTGAAAATGAAACCCTCGATGTCCGTATGAGTGCCGGAATCGCATTAGGAGCTCATAAACTGCTAACACGTGCCGATATCGCATTGCATACGGCGAAAGAGCGCAAAATCCCGATCGCTTTTTATGAAGAGTCGGAAAATGTCGAGAAACAATACCACATCAACATTGCCATGGCGACTACCATACGCAAAGCGTTGGCAAACGGACGTATTTTTTGCCATTATCAACCTATCGTCAATGTCATAACCGGAAAAGTCGATAAATATGAAACCTTGGTTCGAATGATCGATGATGATGAAAATATTATTATGCCCATGCAATTTTTGCCGATTGCCAAAAAAACAAAACTTTACCCCCGCATCACTAAAGAAGTTCTCCATCAAGCTTGTCATCTTTTTAGTTCCCGCTGTGAAGAGTTCTCCATCAATCTATCGATCGACGATATACATGATCCCTCTACCGTACAGGATATTCTTTCAACGATGACACAAACCGGTACCGCTTCACGAATCGTATTTGAAATTTTAGAATCTGACGGGATCGAAAATTACGGTGAAGTCGCCCGATTTATTGATCAGGTCAAAAAGCTTGGGGGAAAAATTGCAATCGATGATTTCGGAACGGGGTATTCCAATTTTGAGCATATTCTTAAACTAAATGTCGATTATATAAAAATTGACGGTTCGCTAATACGAGAAATTGCCGACAACCCGCGTCATCAAATTATCGTCGAGACAATCATCGATTTTGCACAAAAAATGGGAGCGAAAACCATTGCGGAATTTGTCAGTGATGAGAAAATATTCCAAACCATTAAAAGGTATGGAATCGACTATTCTCAAGGATACTACACAGGAAGACCTGATGCTCTTGAATAA
- a CDS encoding UDP-2,3-diacylglucosamine diphosphatase, with product MNEDVLNYRSVFISDLHLGTRDAQSEQLLDFIRQVECENLYLVGDIIDGWELRRNWRWSQAQSDVLQKILRKARKGTKIHYIIGNHDEFLRPFLPMIMGDNITISHEKVHYGANGKHYLVVHGDMFDAVTMTKKWVAHLGDWCYLFMLRLNRPINTVRRWFGIYHYWSLSKMAKQSVKQAVSFITDYEDILSSHAEEKGFDGVICGHIHHAEMRNINGVEYLNCGDWVESCSAIVEHYNGRFEIYEHSSIR from the coding sequence ATGAATGAGGATGTACTAAATTATCGTAGCGTATTTATCTCCGACCTCCACCTAGGTACTCGTGATGCACAGTCTGAGCAACTTTTAGATTTTATCCGTCAAGTCGAATGTGAAAATCTCTATCTCGTCGGTGATATTATCGACGGATGGGAGCTCAGGCGCAATTGGCGATGGTCTCAAGCACAATCGGATGTACTCCAAAAAATCCTCCGAAAAGCCCGTAAAGGGACAAAAATCCACTATATTATCGGTAATCACGATGAGTTTTTACGCCCTTTTTTACCGATGATTATGGGGGATAATATTACGATTAGCCATGAAAAAGTTCATTACGGTGCAAATGGCAAACACTATCTTGTTGTACACGGCGATATGTTTGATGCGGTAACGATGACGAAAAAATGGGTTGCCCATTTGGGAGATTGGTGCTATCTTTTTATGCTTCGTCTTAACCGACCGATTAATACTGTTCGTCGATGGTTCGGGATATATCATTATTGGTCACTCTCTAAAATGGCAAAACAGAGTGTTAAACAAGCGGTTAGCTTTATCACCGATTATGAGGATATCCTCTCCTCTCATGCTGAAGAAAAAGGGTTTGATGGGGTGATTTGTGGACATATTCATCATGCCGAAATGCGAAATATTAACGGTGTAGAATACCTTAATTGCGGTGATTGGGTTGAATCGTGTAGCGCCATAGTGGAACATTATAATGGACGGTTTGAGATTTATGAGCACAGTTCAATCCGTTAG
- a CDS encoding MBL fold metallo-hydrolase, with protein sequence MSNRYTSPKISLLTILKWQWSKFPHAQKLLPSKLPFISQENLPSGEYALWLGHATLWLKLGETTVAIDPVLGKLPLYRRYSPLPISKEKLFADVILITHSHYDHYDHPSIRYLLQQNPQTIIVAPAGFWRYLKGTINRERCFEMEWWESVMIGGLFITFVPSLHWSNRIYLDRNKTLWGGYVIQNNDHTLYHSGDTAYGEHFKEIGEKFAIDEAFLPIGAYRPEVIMKLVHTSPPEALQAAHDLGAKTLIPIHYGTFKLSDESVDEPIEWFEELTDTNMFTFQPRTLRIGETYHFNSKVQ encoded by the coding sequence ATGAGTAACCGTTATACCTCCCCGAAAATATCACTCCTCACTATCCTCAAATGGCAATGGTCGAAATTTCCCCATGCACAAAAATTACTCCCTTCCAAACTCCCATTTATCTCCCAAGAAAATCTCCCTAGCGGTGAATACGCCCTGTGGCTAGGGCATGCGACTCTTTGGTTAAAACTTGGAGAAACGACTGTCGCTATCGATCCAGTACTTGGCAAATTACCCCTCTATCGTCGATATTCCCCCCTCCCCATCTCAAAAGAGAAACTTTTTGCCGATGTGATTCTCATCACCCATTCTCACTACGATCACTATGACCACCCCTCTATACGCTATCTCCTCCAACAAAATCCCCAAACGATTATCGTCGCCCCTGCCGGATTTTGGCGTTATCTAAAAGGGACGATTAATCGTGAGAGGTGTTTTGAGATGGAGTGGTGGGAATCGGTGATGATTGGGGGGTTGTTTATCACCTTTGTCCCCAGTCTGCATTGGAGCAATCGGATCTATTTGGATAGGAATAAAACACTGTGGGGAGGGTACGTCATCCAAAACAATGACCACACCCTCTATCACTCAGGAGATACCGCTTATGGGGAACATTTCAAAGAGATAGGGGAGAAGTTTGCCATCGATGAGGCATTTTTACCCATCGGTGCCTATCGTCCCGAAGTAATCATGAAGCTGGTTCATACCAGCCCGCCCGAAGCACTTCAAGCGGCACATGATTTAGGGGCAAAAACACTCATCCCTATCCACTACGGAACATTTAAACTCTCCGATGAATCGGTGGATGAGCCAATAGAGTGGTTTGAAGAATTGACCGACACAAATATGTTTACTTTTCAACCGAGGACACTTCGTATAGGGGAGACTTATCATTTTAATAGCAAAGTACAGTAA
- the ilvD gene encoding dihydroxy-acid dehydratase — protein MRSDTIKRGFDKTPHRSLLRATGLKDEDFNKPFIGVANSHIDIIPGHFFLQEYGRIVKEAIREAGGVPFEFNTIGVDDGIAMGHDGMLYSLPSRELIADSIETVMNAHKLDGLICIPNCDKIVPGMLMGALRVNVPTIFVSGGPMKAGHKKDGTPIDLATAFEAVGKHADGKMSDEELYEIECEACPSGGSCSGMFTANSMNTLCEAMGVALPGNGTVLAMTPERIEMVKTAAKRIVEMVMDENSSKWNMQNILNEKAIHNAFVVDMAMGGSSNTVLHMLSIAKEAGVDFDITQINKISENVAHIAKISPSLSTVHMDDINRAGGVNAVMKEVSRRGGILHTDAMTVTGETLGERIKDAVIKDANIIHTNENAYSPVGGLSILFGNLAEEGAVVKTAGITPNMRKFKGSAVCFNSQQEAIAGIVGHKVKAGDVVVIRYEGPKGGPGMQEMLAPTALIMGMGLGESVALITDGRFSGATRGASIGHVSPEAAEGGLIALIEDGDEIELDVDTHLLQLNVSYEVLEQRRLHWKPIKKEIPSKWLKRYSLLVSNASNGAALKTEL, from the coding sequence ATGCGCAGTGATACCATCAAACGGGGATTTGATAAAACCCCTCACCGAAGTTTGCTCCGTGCAACGGGTCTCAAAGACGAAGATTTCAACAAACCGTTTATCGGAGTAGCGAACTCCCACATCGACATCATCCCGGGGCACTTTTTCCTCCAAGAATACGGTCGTATTGTCAAAGAGGCGATCCGTGAAGCGGGAGGCGTTCCGTTTGAGTTTAATACCATCGGTGTGGATGATGGTATCGCGATGGGGCATGATGGGATGCTCTATTCCCTCCCTAGTCGTGAGTTGATTGCGGACAGTATCGAGACGGTGATGAATGCCCATAAGCTCGATGGGCTTATCTGTATCCCTAACTGTGATAAGATCGTTCCGGGGATGCTCATGGGTGCACTCCGCGTTAATGTTCCGACGATTTTTGTCTCAGGCGGTCCAATGAAGGCTGGGCATAAAAAAGACGGTACCCCGATCGATTTGGCAACGGCGTTTGAAGCGGTCGGCAAACATGCTGATGGTAAAATGAGCGATGAAGAGCTCTATGAAATCGAGTGTGAAGCGTGTCCGAGTGGCGGGTCATGTTCAGGGATGTTTACCGCTAACTCGATGAATACCCTCTGTGAAGCGATGGGGGTGGCATTACCTGGGAACGGTACGGTTTTGGCGATGACTCCTGAGCGAATCGAGATGGTAAAAACAGCGGCGAAACGTATCGTCGAGATGGTTATGGATGAAAACTCTAGTAAATGGAATATGCAAAATATTCTAAATGAAAAAGCGATCCATAATGCGTTCGTTGTCGATATGGCGATGGGTGGATCATCTAACACCGTATTGCATATGCTCAGTATCGCTAAAGAGGCAGGTGTTGATTTCGATATTACCCAAATCAATAAAATCTCTGAAAACGTCGCACACATCGCGAAAATCTCTCCATCCCTCTCAACCGTGCACATGGATGACATCAACCGTGCGGGTGGGGTGAATGCCGTAATGAAAGAGGTCTCTCGACGCGGTGGAATCCTCCACACCGATGCGATGACGGTTACGGGTGAAACACTCGGTGAGCGTATCAAAGATGCGGTGATTAAAGATGCTAACATCATCCATACCAATGAAAATGCCTACTCTCCGGTGGGTGGGCTCTCTATCCTTTTTGGCAATCTTGCGGAAGAGGGTGCAGTTGTCAAAACTGCGGGGATAACGCCGAATATGCGTAAGTTCAAAGGGAGCGCGGTTTGTTTTAACTCTCAGCAAGAGGCGATTGCGGGGATTGTAGGACATAAAGTCAAAGCAGGCGATGTCGTGGTTATCCGTTACGAAGGACCTAAGGGTGGACCGGGGATGCAAGAGATGCTCGCCCCTACAGCACTCATCATGGGGATGGGATTGGGTGAGAGCGTTGCTCTTATCACCGATGGACGTTTTTCGGGTGCGACACGCGGTGCCTCTATAGGGCATGTCAGCCCTGAAGCGGCTGAGGGTGGTTTGATCGCGTTGATTGAAGATGGTGATGAGATTGAACTCGATGTCGATACCCATCTATTACAACTCAATGTGAGTTATGAGGTGTTGGAGCAACGCCGCCTCCATTGGAAACCGATCAAAAAAGAGATTCCGTCTAAATGGCTCAAACGTTACAGCCTCCTTGTCTCGAATGCTTCTAACGGTGCTGCCCTTAAAACCGAATTGTAA
- a CDS encoding FtsX-like permease family protein, translated as MITPLKALRKNRFKTALIFISMSVSIAAIFLISAISGGVVSMYSSMLKTDGDIIVTQKGIADTFFSDINRSVANEIATMEGVKEVSALILGAAPVEPLPIVGIYGASENRFKSYTLKKGSYPKEGEVMLGSKIYETLKHPKTISLSKKEFHVSGVFKSRIGFEDGGVVMPLRDAGEVFHKSASIFLLALNDLGKSDSLIAHINKTHPEMEAKTTDGFIDSYNQFKIIKTSSDVIGAMAFLMGILGIVSMMSMVVNDRKAEFGIMRSIGLSSTTIIFKLLSETLIIAVLAFAVAYGVSEAVLEMIKHADKFQGYINGEITFALALKVFVVSVSMALFGTLLPAIYAARIDPMSLIQRGGA; from the coding sequence GTGATTACACCCCTCAAAGCACTTCGGAAGAATCGGTTTAAGACTGCCCTCATCTTTATCAGTATGAGCGTCTCCATTGCCGCTATATTTCTGATCAGCGCCATTTCGGGGGGTGTTGTGAGTATGTACAGTTCGATGCTTAAAACTGATGGAGATATTATCGTCACTCAAAAAGGGATTGCCGATACTTTTTTTAGTGATATTAACCGCTCCGTCGCCAATGAGATTGCGACGATGGAGGGGGTCAAAGAGGTGAGTGCTCTGATCTTGGGTGCGGCACCGGTCGAGCCTCTCCCTATTGTCGGAATTTATGGTGCGAGTGAAAACCGTTTTAAAAGCTATACCCTCAAAAAAGGCTCTTATCCTAAAGAGGGTGAAGTGATGTTGGGATCAAAAATCTATGAAACGCTCAAGCACCCCAAAACGATCTCTCTCTCTAAAAAAGAGTTTCATGTGAGCGGGGTATTTAAAAGCCGTATCGGGTTTGAAGATGGTGGTGTTGTTATGCCTTTGCGTGATGCGGGAGAGGTCTTTCATAAAAGTGCCTCTATCTTTTTATTGGCATTGAATGATTTGGGCAAAAGCGATTCCCTTATTGCACACATTAACAAAACACACCCCGAAATGGAGGCGAAAACAACCGATGGTTTTATCGACTCGTATAACCAGTTCAAAATCATCAAAACCAGTTCCGACGTAATCGGAGCGATGGCATTTTTGATGGGAATTTTGGGGATTGTGAGCATGATGAGTATGGTGGTGAATGACCGCAAAGCCGAATTTGGGATTATGCGCTCTATAGGTCTCTCCTCAACCACCATTATTTTTAAACTCCTCAGTGAGACGCTGATTATCGCTGTGTTGGCGTTTGCGGTGGCGTATGGTGTCTCAGAAGCGGTATTGGAGATGATTAAACATGCCGATAAGTTTCAAGGCTATATTAACGGAGAGATCACCTTTGCCTTAGCCCTCAAGGTTTTTGTTGTTTCGGTGAGTATGGCCCTTTTTGGGACATTGCTCCCCGCGATCTATGCCGCCCGAATTGACCCTATGAGCTTGATACAACGAGGTGGTGCATGA
- a CDS encoding response regulator: MEEIRLLIVDDVEDNRLVLKAICRRLKGFKIYEAVDGLDAVDLCDKIQPHIILMDIMMPRLDGFQASKLIKERYPETVIMAVTAVIDPKMEEKMASIGVAAYIRKPIDKELFRLKLQSYAGALTRSGIEQVITVHPQTLNPFSDELRNFKILFTIYNVDAIMDFGMWLLVRFECAHAIACSNIDMIIELLYGLLNQEIRNGVILDITIEESFDELFIYAPLPKQIPLDAISEHLILVLGDKCIINDKMVAFRISLNGVETEQKKCTLPEESGASRTLEMMEQQVLRDSLVNKITAREYIDSIDNDDLLEIHDLKMAEVQWSSCMMLLESDGKEEDFIRFADVILGVYVSVISSLYEFSGLSYAIVSLANLIKTNATLLTTDSEKRGKVVSLLDGFKNDITSWIEHVFEHQDAQDIHYLDASFFSSCMLIESIITEKEVDLGSDGEIEFF, translated from the coding sequence ATGGAAGAGATACGTTTGTTAATCGTCGATGATGTGGAAGATAATCGGTTGGTCTTAAAAGCCATTTGCCGTCGCCTTAAAGGGTTTAAGATATATGAGGCAGTTGATGGTCTCGATGCGGTTGATTTGTGTGACAAGATACAACCGCATATAATTTTAATGGATATTATGATGCCTCGCTTGGATGGATTTCAAGCCTCAAAATTGATAAAAGAGCGTTATCCGGAGACGGTTATAATGGCCGTTACGGCTGTTATTGATCCAAAGATGGAAGAAAAGATGGCTTCCATCGGAGTAGCAGCGTATATCCGAAAACCGATTGATAAAGAGTTGTTTCGTCTCAAACTTCAAAGTTATGCCGGTGCGCTAACCCGTTCGGGGATAGAGCAAGTTATCACGGTTCATCCCCAAACGCTCAACCCTTTTAGTGATGAACTCCGTAATTTTAAAATACTTTTTACGATTTATAACGTTGATGCGATTATGGATTTCGGGATGTGGTTACTGGTGCGATTTGAGTGTGCCCATGCGATAGCATGCAGTAATATCGATATGATTATTGAATTGCTTTATGGGTTACTTAATCAAGAGATTAGAAATGGAGTAATACTCGATATTACGATTGAAGAGAGTTTTGATGAACTCTTTATCTATGCACCGCTTCCCAAACAGATTCCGCTGGATGCAATAAGTGAACACTTAATCCTCGTTTTGGGAGATAAATGTATCATTAATGATAAGATGGTTGCTTTTCGAATCTCACTAAATGGTGTAGAAACGGAGCAAAAAAAGTGCACGTTGCCTGAGGAAAGTGGGGCATCACGAACATTGGAGATGATGGAACAGCAGGTTTTGCGCGATAGCCTTGTGAATAAAATAACTGCACGAGAGTATATTGATAGTATTGATAATGATGATTTATTGGAAATTCATGATTTGAAAATGGCGGAAGTGCAATGGAGTTCGTGCATGATGTTGTTAGAATCTGATGGTAAAGAAGAAGATTTTATCCGTTTTGCTGATGTGATATTGGGAGTGTATGTGAGTGTAATCAGTAGCCTTTATGAATTTTCAGGCTTATCGTACGCGATAGTTTCGTTAGCGAATTTGATTAAAACAAATGCGACGTTATTGACAACGGACAGTGAAAAAAGGGGAAAAGTAGTATCGCTTTTAGATGGATTTAAAAATGATATTACATCATGGATTGAACATGTATTTGAACATCAAGATGCGCAAGATATCCATTATTTAGATGCTTCATTTTTTAGTTCGTGCATGTTAATTGAATCAATCATTACGGAAAAAGAGGTAGATTTAGGTTCTGATGGAGAAATAGAGTTTTTTTGA